The sequence TATAATAGAAGAACCAAAGAAAAGTGAATTTTTAGATTTTGATCAAAAATATCTAAGTTTTTCTGGAAATTCTAGTGTAAATAAAGCAAATTTAAGTGAGAGTTTAACACAACAACTAAAAGATGCATTTAAATCAATTTATAGTTGTGGCTTTGAAGGAAGTCTTATAAGGTGTGATTTTTTCGTGCAAGATGGTGTTGTTTATTTAAATGAGATTAATACAAATCCAGGAAGTCTTGCATACTATCTTTTCGATGATTTTGAAAGTGTGGTATTTGATTTAGCAAAGAGCCTTAAGGATTATAAGAAAATAGATATAAATTATAAATATATACAAGATATATCTGTAAATAAGTAAAATTTAACAAATAATATGTTAAATTATATGTATTATTTTACATAAAAGAGTTTATATGGCAAGTTTTAAACAAAATGAGATATTTACAGCCACAGAAGTAGTTAGAAATTTTAGCTCAGTTTTAACAAAGGTAAGTAGTGAAGAGCTAAAAAAAGCTGTGATAGTAAAAAATAATAAATTTGAAGCTGTTATTTTGGGTATGAAAGAATACGAAAGGCTGGAAAAAGCTGTAGAGCTTTTAAATATTGTCTATTCGCAAAAAAGGCAAAAAGATGGCGATTAGAGAGATAAAATATCATGGCAAAAATTACAAAATTAGCTATGAAATTATAAATAATCAATTTAGCGATTATATATTGATAATACATGGTTGGGGAGCCAATAAAGAGATAATGGTAAAGGCCTTCTCTAAGCACTTTAAAAACATTAAACAAGTTTATATTGATTTGCCTGGGTTTGGAAAGAGTAATATCCATGTGCCATTAAATACAAAAGAGTATAAAAACATAGTAGAAAATTTTATAAATTCGCTTAAAACTAAGCCAAAAATCATAATGGGACATAGTTTTGGTGGAAAAGTTGCTACTCTTTTAAATCCTGAAAATTTAGTTTTATTGAGCACTGCTGGTATAGTTGAGAAAAAATCAATTATTGTTAGGCTTAAAATAGCAATTTTTAAGGTATTTAAAGCATTGGGATTTGGCAAGCTATATACTCTATTTGCTACTAAAGATGTAGCTGGAATGGATAGAGTTATGTATGAAACCCTAAAAAATGTTGTAAACGAGGATTTTAAAAATATATTTGCAAAACATAGTGGAAATACTCTTATATTTTGGGGTGAATCAGACAAAGCTGTATCTTTAAAAAGTGGAGAGTTAATCCATAGACTTATTAAAAAAAGTCAATTTTATCCACTAAGTGGAGACCATTTTTTCTTTCTTTTACATGCCAAATTTATAGTAGATAAAATAGGTGAAAATATCAAAAATATAGATAAAAAAAGTGTATCTATGCAAGCTTTTGATGAGCTTGATGAGATCTCCGAAATAGGGGAAGTATTTACTAGAAAAACAAAGAAAAAAAATCAACCCGAAAAAGTAGAAGATGATTTAAAAGCAAAAGATGTAAAAACTGAAGATCAAAAAAATATTGATATTTCAGAAAAAAATATAAATGTTGCCATTCAGGAATTTTCATATAATAGCGAAAAAGATAGTCTTGAAGAAGATATTGAGCTAGCAATTAGTAGTGCAGAAAAACCAAAAATAGATAAAAATTTTATTAAAAATCCAATAGACAAATATAAAGATTTAGATGAAATTTCTGAAGTAGGTGAAGTATTTACTAGAAAGCCAAAAGAAAAAGATAAAAATTTTGATACTGCAAAAGAATTATCTAAAGATTTAGCTTTTAATGAATATCCGTTTAAAGATGAAAAAATAGATAAAGAAGATAGTAAAACGCACAAGCAAATAGAGCAAACATCTATAAAAGATGAAAAAAAAGAATCTGATGCTTCAAATAGAAATTTAAATGAAAAAAATAAAGAGAAAATAGACAACAAGAACGATATGGACAACAAGCCAAAAGTAAAAAGTTTCACTGAAATTTACAAAGAAAGATTAAAAAAGTCTTTTAAAGTAAAACAAAAAGAAAGTAAAGTATAAAACATGGAAATAGTTATTTTTATATCACATATAGTTTTTATGTTAACAATTGGTTTTTACTTTATAACGTCGCTACAGTGGTTTTCATACAAGATTGAAAGAGTTATATTTCACTATACAAAACCTGCTTGGCATATAAGATTTTTAGCCTTACCAATTGCTTTATATTTTATATTTTTGTATGTAAATTCACTATTTTTCCTTATATATTTATATTTTTTACAAATACCATCTTTATATCTTTGGTATAAAAATCTTGATAAAAAATTAGTATTTACATCTCGTGTTAAAAGATTTTTTATTATTTTGTTTTTAACAACTATTTTTATTGATATTTTAATGTTTAATAAAGTTTCTTTACTTCCAGTTTTTATACCATTAATTTTAACACTTATTATAAGTTTTTCTTATGAAAAATATCAATTTTTACTTTATAAAAGGCAAGCCTTAAAAAAATTAAAAGATATGCCTAATTTAAAAATTATACAAATAACTGCAAGCTATGGCAAAACTAGCATTAAAAATTTCTTGTATCAAATTTTAAAAGATGATTTTATTTGCTATAAAACACCAAGAAGCGTAAATACTTTAGCAGGTTTAATAAAAGATATCAATGATAATCTATTAAATAATACGCAAATTTATATAGCTGAAGCAGGGGCTAGAGTTAGTGGCGATATAGATGAAATAACAAAATTTCTTAACCCACAAATTATAGTTGTTGGCGAAATAGGGGAACAGCATATAGAGTATTTTAAAACAATTGAAAATGTTAGAAACACAAAGCTTGAAGCACTAAATTCTAGTAGATTAGAAAAAGCTTTTTTACATAGCTCTACATTAAAAAAGAGCTTTGATAAAATAACCATTTATGATGAGAATTTAAAAAATGTTAAATCAACATTAGATGGATTGAATTTTGATTTAGAATTTGATAAAACTTATACATTTAAATCTTTAATTCTAGGTAAATTTAACGCTTCAAATTTGGCTGCGTGTATACATATAGCACATTACTTAGGCATTGATGTAGAAATAATTAAAAAAAGAGTTTTAGATATTCAAAGCGTAGAACATAGATTACAAAAGATTCAAAATGATAAAAAATTTATAATTGATGATAGCTTTAACGGTAATTTTAAAGGGATGAGTGATAGCTATGAATTGGTTAGCAGTTTTAAAGGAAGAAAAGTTATAGTCACTCCAGGTATAATAGAAAGCACAGAAGATGATAATATAAAATTAGCAAAAATAATTAATGAAAAATTTGATTTTGTAATCGCTACAGGCGACTTAAATGCTAAAATCTTTAAAGAAAATATAGATAGTGATAAGTTATTTATACTAGAAAATAAGTCTAACTTAGTAGGTGCTTTAGCAGAAAAAACTAAAGAGGGAGATTTAATACTATTTTCCAACGATGCTCCAAATTTTATATAACTTAAATATAAAGACATCTTTAATATTTTAAACAAAATTAAAGAAAAATGGTAGTGTTTTTAAATTGTTTTAATTATTTTTATTGTAAAATGAGAATAATATTTATTATTATACAAATCTATTTAATAGTAAATATTTAAACAATTTTAAAGGATAAGGATGGAGTTTTTACAACTACTACTGATTTTGGTTAGCATAATAATTATTATACTAAAACCTAAACAAGAAAAATTAGCATTCACTATACTCGTGGTATCTTGGATTTTTATGATTTATTTTTACATTGGACACAAGTCAGGTGGCTTGTTAACCAATATGAATCTATAAAAGGCATAGTATGAGTGAATTGAGAAAAACAAAACTTTTTTATGGTTTAATGTGCGCTGCAGGATTTTTAATAATACTTCTGCCTGTTGGTATAGCAAATTTCTATTTTGGCTATATTTTAAAAGATAGTCCTTGCACGCTTTGTTGGGGACAAAGAGAAGCTATGATATTTATAGGTGTTATGGCTCTTTTTATAGTTCGTTATGGAATGAAAGCTAGATATGTTGCTATGCTTTTAATAATGACAGCTTTTGGGCTTTGGCAGTCTTTTGCCCACTATGGAAATCATGCTCATAGAGACCTTGATCAAGGATTTGGACTTGCAGTTTTTGGGATTCATACATATTTTTGGGCTGAAGTTGTTTTTTGGGCTGTTGTGCTTTTACTTGGTATTATATTTTTCTTTGCACCCAAATTTGAATCTATAAATGATGAAGTTGGTAAAGATGGATATAGAGAACTTAAAAAACCAGCTTTAATAGCTTTTATAGTATCGGCTATAATTATTGCTTCAAACCTATTTCAGGCATTTGTAAGCACAGGACTTCCTCCGCATTATGGACAGGGTGATCCTGTTCGTTTTACGCTAAATAAAAAATATATTATTTGGGATGATTCAGGCTATAAAAATCATTTTAAAAAAATATCTTTTTTAGGAAAAAGAGATGTTAAGGCACCTGATTATGCTTTTGCACCAGCTAGTAAAAAATTAGGTGTGGTTTTTGATAATAACCCAAGCAATGCTCCTTTAAATATAGATAATTTTCTTGAAATAACAAATAAAGAAATTTTAAATTTTGATAAACCTATAAATTCAATTGATTACATCAGAGGTGAATTTGTAATTAGCTCAAAATGGGAAGTTTTCTTTGCAGATAGTAACTTTAAGACAACTAGATATTTCCAACTTGATCCATATTTTTCAGCAACTATAGATCCTATAATTGGCATTGTTCCATTTATGGATGATAAATATATGCTAATGGGTTCTAATAAAACATTTTTAAGATTTGCTAAAAACGATAATGCAGATGAAACTTTACAATATGCTGATTTTATCAAAGGTAATGATAAATTTGAAGGTCAAGGTAAAAATCTTGGTCGTGGTAGAGTTGATACTGTTAGGTCCAAATTCCACCATATAGCAAGTGTTACTACTGATGGAAAATACATATATATGGCAACTGTTCCTAATAATAAAAATAGCAAAGATTTTGTTATATCTAAAATTTTAGCAAGTGATAGAATGCTTTCAGGAGAATTTACACCAAAGGCTAATCTAAAAGACGGTAAAACATTAGGCGATTTATATATAACTTCTATGCTTTATAATGACGGTAAAATTTTTGCTCTTAGCAAAAATCATAATGTAATTGTTATTATAGATTTAGCAAGGGAAGAGATTATAGAAACTATATCGTTTCCAAGTGAAATTAAAAACGCAAGAAGTCTTTTTATAAAAGATAATATGTTAAATATACTATCATATCAAGATGGTAAAAACATACTTTATACTCTAAGATAGATGATAGAGCCCAATCTGGGCTTTATCTATTTTCTATACAGTAGTTTTAACACACCAATTATAAAAATAAAAGATGAAAATAGTATCAAGTCCTTATCATAAATAAGCATAAAAAAAGATATAAATATTAAAACTAAACTAAAAATTATAGAGTTTATTTGCTCATCAATAGCTTTTTTAAAGTAGCTAAGTTGAAGTTTGGAAAGTTCAACCTCTAATTCCCCTTGACCTATTTTATAAAATGTATTTTTGAAATTTTCAATATTATCAGGAATTTGCGTTAGCTCATCTATGAGTGTTTCAACTAAGGTATCTTTTGCCCCAAAAGCTCTTGGAATATTTTTGGTAAGTATAGGAAGAATGTCTTTTATTCCATTAAAATTCTCTATATATGTTGTCCCAAGTCCTTCTATAATAGCACTAACTCTAAGGATGTATATTGCTTCTGCTGGAAGTTTAAAAGGAAATTTTCTAGTATTTTGCATTAGTTCTTCCATCAGCTTTTGCATATTAGAACTACTTAAAGCGTCATTAGAAAAAATTTCAAAAACTCTTTCTACAAATTCAGCAAGTAATACGTTTGGCGTCTCATAAGCAGATATTCCAAGCTTTTTAGATGCTGCTATATATTTTATGTAATCTTGGTTATTTGCAGCCTGTAAAAGTGATATTATAGCAAGTCTAGTCTCATTTGGGACAGTTTTAACCATTCCAAAATCAAGAAGTATAACCTCTGAGTTTTTATTTACTAAAACATTTCCGGGGTGTGGGTCTGCATGAAAATATCCATTTATAAGCATCTGTTCAACATAAGATAGAACTAAAATATTTATAGCTTTTTTAATATCAATATTGTATTTTTTTATATTTTTTCTATCATCAAACCTAAACCCCTCTTCAAAACTCATAACAAGCATACTCTCGTTGCAATACTCTTTATATATATTTGGAGTTTTAATATCTAAGTTTTTATATATTTTTTTAAATTTTTCTAAATTTAAAAGCTCAATTCTCATATTTACTTCTTTAATAATAGTATCAGAAAATTCACTTATAACTGCTTCAAGCGAGTTTTTAGTATAGTGAGAAAAAAGCGGTTTAAATAAACTATTAAGAGTATTTATAATTGTAATATCAGTTTTTACTTGTTTTTCGATCCCAACTCTTCTTAGTTTAACAGCTACCTTTGTGCCATCTTTTAAATATGCTTCGTGAACTTGTCCAATAGAGGCTGCTGCAATAGGAGTTGTGTTAAAAGTTTTAAATTTAGAAATATCAAATTTAGATAACTCAACTTTACTCATAGGTGGCAATTCATCATGTATTTTTTTAAGTTCATTTAGATATTTAGATGAGAAAAAGTCACTTCTAGTTGCTAAAACTTGAGCTAGTTTTATAAAACTAGCTCCAAGACTGTTTATATATAAAGATATTTTTTCTGCTTTAATTGGTTTAATAAAAAAGATAGAATCTTTTTTTCTAATAAGCAGAAAAAAAGTTAGTAGAAGATGAAAAATATTCCAAATTCTTATAGGGTTATAGGAATTTCTTCTCAATTTTTTCCTCTAAAGCTTTTATATCATCTTTTGTAGCTATGTTAAATTCTTCAATTAACTCTTTAATGAACTTTTTCTTAGCATCACAATGTTTGCTGTGTTCTTCTTCTCCCTTATTATAAAGATTTTTTAAAAAATCTTTACTATCTTCTTTACTAATTTTACCTTTTTCTTCCAAAGCTTTTAGCTCTTTTTCAATTCTTTCTTTAGCTTCCAAAAAGCCACCAAGTCCTATATAAAATAGATCTTTAAACATCATTTACTCCTTTTTAATAGTTCTTTTGTCTCTATTGCAATTGCAAGTTCTTCATTTGTAGGAACAACTAAAGCTTTTATTGGTGAGTTTTGTTTTGTTATATATCTTGTTTTATTGCTTTGAAGATGATTCAAATCATTATCTAGCTCTATTCCAAAATGAGAAATAGCGTTGCACACATCATTTCTTAACAGCGAAGAGTTTTCTCCAACTCCTGCTGTGAATATTATAGCATCAAGTTTGCCTATAAGTGCATAATAAGCACCAATATATTTTACAATTCTTCTTATATACATTTTATAAGCAAGTAGACATCTTTCAGAGTTGTTTTTTATGCCTTCTTTGATTTTCCTTACATCGCTTGTTCCAGCAATACCTAAAAGCCCACTTTTTTTGTTTAAAATATCATCAATTTCATCTAATGTTTTCCCATCTTGCGTGGCAATGTATGATAAAACAGTCGGATCAATATCCCCACTTCTTGTTCCCATCATAAGCCCCTCAAGAGGAGAAAGCCCCATGGATGTATCTATGCTTTTTCCATTTTTTATAGCAGTAGCACTTGCGCCATTGCCTATATGAAGTGTTATAGCATTAAAATTATCTATATTAACCCCCATGAAATTTGCAGCTAATTCGCTTGCATATTTATGCGAGGTTCCGTGAAAGCCATATTTTCTAATATCATATTTTTCATAGTACTCATAAGGAATTGCATATAAATAGGCCTCTTTATCCATTGTTTGATGAAATACAGTGTCAAAAACCGCAACATTTAGAACGCCTTTTGCCTCCTCAAGAGCACTTTTTATACCCTCTAACGCACCTGGATTATGAAGAGGTGCTAAGGGTATAACTTCTTTAATAAGTCTAATAGCTTCATCATCAATTATAACCGAGTTTTTAAATGTTTTGCCACCATGAACAACTCTATGACCTATACCATCAACCTCATTCATACTGTTTAAAACACCAGCTTTTTTGAGCATAGCATTGATTATCTCTACAGCATCATGGTGATCTTTTATATATGTTATCTTTTCTGTAAGTCTATTTGTTTTTAAAACTTTTATTTTGGCTTGAGAATGCTCATTTCCTATCTCTTCTATAAGTCCAATTGCTAAACTACTATTGTTGTTCATATCAAAAACTTGAAATTTAATTGAGCTACTGCCTGCGTTTAAAACTAAAATTTTCATTGCTATTTCCTTGCTTGAATGGCGCTCATAAGCACCGTATTTACTATATCTTCTACTTTACAACCTCTACTTAAATCATTAATTGGCTTTTTAAGTCCTTGAAGTAAAGGTCCAATGGCAACAGCATTTGCTGTTCTTTGAACTGCTTTATAGGCTATATTTCCAGAGTTAAGATCAGGAAATATAAATACATTTGCATTGCCTGCAACTTTGGAATTTGGCATTTTTTTACTAGCCACAACTTCATCAACCGCAGCGTCAAATTGAATAGGTCCGTCTATCAGCTCATTAGGCAGTTTCTCTTTAGCCAAAAGTGTAGCCTCTTTTACCAAATCAACACTTTTTCCAAATCCACTATCTAAAGTTGAATAGCTAAGCATTGCAACTTTTGGATCCATTTTAAACGATTTAGCTGTATCTATACTAGCTATAACAGAATCAACTAGTTGCTCTATATTTGGATCTTGAACAATGGCACAATCAGCAAAAAGGTATACTTTTGTATCTAAGCAGATAAAAAATGATCCACTTACAGAGCTTATTCCTGGTTTTGTTTTTATAATCTGTAAAGCAGGGCGGATAGTATCTGCAGTAGTTCCATCAGCACCACTTACAACAGCCTCAGCTTTTCCTGTATACACAAGCATAGTTGCAAAATAGTTTCTATTTTTAACACTATCCTTTGCTTTTTGCAGATCAACACCTTTATGTTTTCTAAGTTCATAAAATATATTTGCAAACTCATCCAAAAGGGTATTTTTTTCATTATCAATAATTTCTGCGCTTGATAAATCAAGTTTTAAATCACTAGCCTTTTTAGCTACATCCTCTTCTTTGCCAAGAATTATTAGCTTTACAGCTTTAGATTTTAGTAGTATATCTGCAGCCTTTAAGATTCTTTCATCATTTCCTTCTGGTAAAACTACTATTTTTAAGTTATTTTTAGCTTTTTTAAAAAGATCATATTCAAATTTAACAGGTGTAGTTATATTATTTTTGTAGCTGATTAAATTTTCTATTAAAATATTTTGATTTAAGCCGTTAAGAGTAAAACTATCACCATTTTTAAAATATATCTTATCATCACTTATATAGCCTAAATTTTCAACACTATATTTTTTGCATTTAATATTATGAAATTTAAATAATTTAGAAGATTGATAGTCACCAATTATAGGTATATTTAAATCTTTTGCTATTGTGGAGTTTATTTCAAAACTATCAAGATAGGAAATTTTTACGCCAAGAACTATAACTAAATCACTTAGCTCTAAAAGCTCTTCATATCTT is a genomic window of Campylobacter blaseri containing:
- a CDS encoding alpha/beta fold hydrolase, which translates into the protein MAIREIKYHGKNYKISYEIINNQFSDYILIIHGWGANKEIMVKAFSKHFKNIKQVYIDLPGFGKSNIHVPLNTKEYKNIVENFINSLKTKPKIIMGHSFGGKVATLLNPENLVLLSTAGIVEKKSIIVRLKIAIFKVFKALGFGKLYTLFATKDVAGMDRVMYETLKNVVNEDFKNIFAKHSGNTLIFWGESDKAVSLKSGELIHRLIKKSQFYPLSGDHFFFLLHAKFIVDKIGENIKNIDKKSVSMQAFDELDEISEIGEVFTRKTKKKNQPEKVEDDLKAKDVKTEDQKNIDISEKNINVAIQEFSYNSEKDSLEEDIELAISSAEKPKIDKNFIKNPIDKYKDLDEISEVGEVFTRKPKEKDKNFDTAKELSKDLAFNEYPFKDEKIDKEDSKTHKQIEQTSIKDEKKESDASNRNLNEKNKEKIDNKNDMDNKPKVKSFTEIYKERLKKSFKVKQKESKV
- the pta gene encoding phosphate acetyltransferase — encoded protein: MSDIKKQGLLYMPIYSDRLNLKNLDILKILLQDSYKKIAFFAPIETGCSVNLNSCLSAEEFEEYILDENKKEIRKKIIKRYEELLELSDLVIVLGVKISYLDSFEINSTIAKDLNIPIIGDYQSSKLFKFHNIKCKKYSVENLGYISDDKIYFKNGDSFTLNGLNQNILIENLISYKNNITTPVKFEYDLFKKAKNNLKIVVLPEGNDERILKAADILLKSKAVKLIILGKEEDVAKKASDLKLDLSSAEIIDNEKNTLLDEFANIFYELRKHKGVDLQKAKDSVKNRNYFATMLVYTGKAEAVVSGADGTTADTIRPALQIIKTKPGISSVSGSFFICLDTKVYLFADCAIVQDPNIEQLVDSVIASIDTAKSFKMDPKVAMLSYSTLDSGFGKSVDLVKEATLLAKEKLPNELIDGPIQFDAAVDEVVASKKMPNSKVAGNANVFIFPDLNSGNIAYKAVQRTANAVAIGPLLQGLKKPINDLSRGCKVEDIVNTVLMSAIQARK
- a CDS encoding type II toxin-antitoxin system prevent-host-death family antitoxin codes for the protein MASFKQNEIFTATEVVRNFSSVLTKVSSEELKKAVIVKNNKFEAVILGMKEYERLEKAVELLNIVYSQKRQKDGD
- the dba gene encoding disulfide bond formation protein Dba, translated to MEFLQLLLILVSIIIIILKPKQEKLAFTILVVSWIFMIYFYIGHKSGGLLTNMNL
- the dsbI gene encoding disulfide bond formation protein DsbI; translated protein: MSELRKTKLFYGLMCAAGFLIILLPVGIANFYFGYILKDSPCTLCWGQREAMIFIGVMALFIVRYGMKARYVAMLLIMTAFGLWQSFAHYGNHAHRDLDQGFGLAVFGIHTYFWAEVVFWAVVLLLGIIFFFAPKFESINDEVGKDGYRELKKPALIAFIVSAIIIASNLFQAFVSTGLPPHYGQGDPVRFTLNKKYIIWDDSGYKNHFKKISFLGKRDVKAPDYAFAPASKKLGVVFDNNPSNAPLNIDNFLEITNKEILNFDKPINSIDYIRGEFVISSKWEVFFADSNFKTTRYFQLDPYFSATIDPIIGIVPFMDDKYMLMGSNKTFLRFAKNDNADETLQYADFIKGNDKFEGQGKNLGRGRVDTVRSKFHHIASVTTDGKYIYMATVPNNKNSKDFVISKILASDRMLSGEFTPKANLKDGKTLGDLYITSMLYNDGKIFALSKNHNVIVIIDLAREEIIETISFPSEIKNARSLFIKDNMLNILSYQDGKNILYTLR
- a CDS encoding acetate kinase — encoded protein: MKILVLNAGSSSIKFQVFDMNNNSSLAIGLIEEIGNEHSQAKIKVLKTNRLTEKITYIKDHHDAVEIINAMLKKAGVLNSMNEVDGIGHRVVHGGKTFKNSVIIDDEAIRLIKEVIPLAPLHNPGALEGIKSALEEAKGVLNVAVFDTVFHQTMDKEAYLYAIPYEYYEKYDIRKYGFHGTSHKYASELAANFMGVNIDNFNAITLHIGNGASATAIKNGKSIDTSMGLSPLEGLMMGTRSGDIDPTVLSYIATQDGKTLDEIDDILNKKSGLLGIAGTSDVRKIKEGIKNNSERCLLAYKMYIRRIVKYIGAYYALIGKLDAIIFTAGVGENSSLLRNDVCNAISHFGIELDNDLNHLQSNKTRYITKQNSPIKALVVPTNEELAIAIETKELLKRSK
- a CDS encoding phasin family protein — protein: MFKDLFYIGLGGFLEAKERIEKELKALEEKGKISKEDSKDFLKNLYNKGEEEHSKHCDAKKKFIKELIEEFNIATKDDIKALEEKIEKKFL
- a CDS encoding Mur ligase family protein, translating into MEIVIFISHIVFMLTIGFYFITSLQWFSYKIERVIFHYTKPAWHIRFLALPIALYFIFLYVNSLFFLIYLYFLQIPSLYLWYKNLDKKLVFTSRVKRFFIILFLTTIFIDILMFNKVSLLPVFIPLILTLIISFSYEKYQFLLYKRQALKKLKDMPNLKIIQITASYGKTSIKNFLYQILKDDFICYKTPRSVNTLAGLIKDINDNLLNNTQIYIAEAGARVSGDIDEITKFLNPQIIVVGEIGEQHIEYFKTIENVRNTKLEALNSSRLEKAFLHSSTLKKSFDKITIYDENLKNVKSTLDGLNFDLEFDKTYTFKSLILGKFNASNLAACIHIAHYLGIDVEIIKKRVLDIQSVEHRLQKIQNDKKFIIDDSFNGNFKGMSDSYELVSSFKGRKVIVTPGIIESTEDDNIKLAKIINEKFDFVIATGDLNAKIFKENIDSDKLFILENKSNLVGALAEKTKEGDLILFSNDAPNFI
- a CDS encoding ABC1 kinase family protein, which encodes MRRNSYNPIRIWNIFHLLLTFFLLIRKKDSIFFIKPIKAEKISLYINSLGASFIKLAQVLATRSDFFSSKYLNELKKIHDELPPMSKVELSKFDISKFKTFNTTPIAAASIGQVHEAYLKDGTKVAVKLRRVGIEKQVKTDITIINTLNSLFKPLFSHYTKNSLEAVISEFSDTIIKEVNMRIELLNLEKFKKIYKNLDIKTPNIYKEYCNESMLVMSFEEGFRFDDRKNIKKYNIDIKKAINILVLSYVEQMLINGYFHADPHPGNVLVNKNSEVILLDFGMVKTVPNETRLAIISLLQAANNQDYIKYIAASKKLGISAYETPNVLLAEFVERVFEIFSNDALSSSNMQKLMEELMQNTRKFPFKLPAEAIYILRVSAIIEGLGTTYIENFNGIKDILPILTKNIPRAFGAKDTLVETLIDELTQIPDNIENFKNTFYKIGQGELEVELSKLQLSYFKKAIDEQINSIIFSLVLIFISFFMLIYDKDLILFSSFIFIIGVLKLLYRK